In a genomic window of Gossypium arboreum isolate Shixiya-1 chromosome 9, ASM2569848v2, whole genome shotgun sequence:
- the LOC108454644 gene encoding uncharacterized protein LOC108454644, protein MNFLLPRDDSEEHLGTKTCFYCNKVFSSHRALGGHLRIHQDGRILRAPNYPGRSRSSVNNTGNPPASLPNSQLNSFASFNSLSAITSNSVNNSGNPPASLPNSQLNSSSSFNSPTQFSISSVNNSGNPPASLPNNQLNSTAFNSLTLLPAAHLACDFSWMIYLNETNQVSRSQFIGGYSGVPLIPVILSPDFSYGYSYGATYHHNSLASRAFAPVGSNVDFPYVCSSCAAYYHNILALRAFVPVGMIAAMPSAAFALCGSVVAPGFLVDSSLFLGSNGVRQFNTNEFQISQVTLSPSFGNALPNVQAQNASPPSAVSANVGRSERRSSDKRSREADRSRNAETSNASRRPRIAPNEHVEQENRPKKELQLFVDVVVPSSSSEASSSAEEEDPVDMDLSLHL, encoded by the exons ATGAATTTCCTTTTGCCTAGAGACGATTCCGAGGAGCATTTAGGTACTAAAACATGCTTCTATTGCAACAAAGTTTTTAGCAGCCACCGAGCTTTAGGTGGCCACCTTAGGATTCATCAAGATGGTAGGATTTTGAGGGCCCCGAATTACCCTGGTCGTTCCCGTAGTTCTGTGAACAATACTGGGAATCCTCCTGCATCCCTACCAAACAGCCAACTGAACTCCTTTGCCAGTTTTAACAGCCTGAGTGCGATCACTTCTAATTCTGTGAACAATTCTGGGAACCCTCCTGCATCCCTACCGAACAGCCAACTAAACTCCTCTTCCAGTTTTAACAGCCCAACCCAGTTCAGTATTAGTTCCGTGAACAATAGTGGGAACCCTCCTGCATCCCTACCGAACAACCAACTGAACTCTACTGCTTTTAACAGCCTGACTCTGCTCCCTGCAGCACACCTGGCATGTGACTTCTCTTGGATGATCTACTTGAATGAAACGAACCAGGTAAGTAGGAGCCAGTTCATTGGCGGCTATTCCGGAGTTCCTCTAATTCCGGTTATCTTGTCTCCTGACTTCTCCTATGGCTACAGTTATGGTGCAACTTATCACCATAACAGTCTTGCTTCGCGAGCATTTGCTCCTGTTGGCAGCAATGTGGACTTCCCGTATGTCTGCAGTTCTTGTGCAGCTTATTACCATAACATTTTGGCTTTGAGAGCATTTGTTCCAGTTGGCATGATCGCAGCCATGCCTTCTGCTGCATTTGCTTTGTGCGGTAGTGTTGTAGCCCCTGGTTTTCTTGTAGATTCTTCTTTATTTTTGGGTTCAAATGGAGTTCGTCAGTTTAATACCAATGAATTTCAGATTAGCCAGGTTACTCTGTCACCATCCTTCGGAAACGCCTTGCCAAACGTTCAAGCTCAAAATGCTA GTCCTCCAAGCGCGGTTTCAGCTAATGTTGGTCGATCTGAGAGGAGAAGTTCGGATAAGAGGTCCCGTGAAGCTGACAGATCCAGGAATGCTGAGACTTCAAATGCATCAAGAAGGCCCAGGATTGCTCCCAACGAACATGTGGAGCAGGAGAATCGTCCTAAAAAAGAGCTTCAACTCTTCGTGGATGTTGTTGTTCCAAGTTCTTCATCCGAAGCTAGTTCCAGTGCCGAGGAGGAAGATCCGGTAGATATGGATTTGTCTCTCCATCTCTAG
- the LOC108454057 gene encoding F-box/kelch-repeat protein At1g30090, which translates to MQRVRFSSQKAPVHKLGDSQMTLSPKFRLAVIQSSLLNPSLEFELSLQGEPLIPGLPDDVALNCLLRLPVENHGACRVVCKRWHLLLGNKERFFTRRKELCFKDPWLFVFAFHKCTGKIQWQVLDLTHFSWHTIPAMPCKDKVCPHGFRCVSIPHEGSLFVCGGMVSDVDCPLDMVLKYEIHKNRWTVMNKMNTARSFFASEVINGMIYVAGGNSGDLFELDSAEVLDPKKGNWHSIASMGTNMASYDSAVLNGKLLVTEGWLWPFFVSPRGQVYDPRTNNWESMAVGLREGWTGSSVVVYGHLFVVSELERMKLKVYDPDSDSWETIEGPPLPEQIRKPFAVNACDNKIYVVGRNLHVAVGYISSLNQTSNSEKKWSFRVRWLVIDAPDRLSDLTPSSSQVLFA; encoded by the coding sequence ATGCAAAGGGTTCGCTTTTCGTCCCAAAAGGCGCCCGTTCATAAGTTAGGGGATTCTCAGATGACATTATCCCCCAAATTTAGATTAGCTGTGATTCAGTCTTCATTGTTGAATCCTTCATTAGAGTTTGAGTTGTCTCTTCAAGGAGAACCACTTATCCCGGGCCTTCCTGATGATGTGGCTCTTAATTGTCTTCTCCGGCTTCCAGTTGAGAACCATGGAGCTTGTAGAGTTGTCTGCAAGCGATGGCATCTTCTGCTTGGTAATAAAGAGCGATTTTTCACTCGAAGGAAGGAACTCTGTTTCAAAGACCCTTGGCTCTTTGTGTTCGCCTTCCACAAATGCACAGGGAAAATCCAATGGCAAGTTCTCGACCTTACTCACTTCTCATGGCATACCATCCCAGCGATGCCGTGCAAAGACAAAGTTTGTCCCCATGGTTTTAGGTGTGTTTCGATTCCTCATGAGGGTTCTCTATTTGTTTGTGGGGGTATGGTCTCTGATGTGGATTGCCCCCTTGACATGGtgttgaagtatgaaattcataaaaACCGTTGGACTGTGATGAATAAGATGAATACTGCTAGATCGTTTTTTGCTAGTGAAGTGATTAATGGTATGATATATGTTGCTGGGGGAAACAGTGGAGATCTTTTTGAGCTTGACTCAGCCGAGGTTTTAGATCCCAAAAAGGGGAATTGGCACTCAATTGCAAGCATGGGGACAAATATGGCATCTTATGATTCCGCAGTTCTCAATGGAAAACTTCTTGTGACTGAAGGCTGGTTGTGGCCATTTTTCGTCTCTCCGAGGGGTCAGGTTTACGATCCAAGAACTAATAATTGGGAAAGTATGGCTGTCGGTTTGAGAGAAGGCTGGACCGGGTCAAGTGTAGTGGTCTATGGTCACTTGTTTGTTGTTTCTGAGCTTGAAAGAATGAAGCTTAAGGTTTATGATCCCGACAGTGATTCTTGGGAAACAATCGAAGGTCCCCCATTACCGGAGCAGATACGCAAACCTTTTGCTGTCAATGCATgcgataataaaatatatgtcgtTGGTCGGAACCTTCACGTTGCTGTGGGCTATATCTCGAGCCTGAACCAAACAAGCAACTCAGAGAAGAAGTGGAGCTTCAGAGTTCGGTGGCTTGTTATTGACGCCCCAGATCGTTTATCAGACTTGACACCCTCGAGTTCTCAGGTTCTTTTTGCTTAG